In Malus sylvestris chromosome 2, drMalSylv7.2, whole genome shotgun sequence, the genomic stretch ATATAAATCACAGTTCACAATGTAATATAGACTTCAAGTCGAGAATACAAAGTAAACCGCCAACTACTACGAGCATACTTGTAAACAACTCACGGGTTCGCTATTATATGAAAAATGCTaaaaacatttgaaatgtcgAGTCATATCAACTTGCAATGCGAAATATGGCAAACAAGCAAGCAAGCAAGCAAACCAACAACCACAATTGCATGACTCTATATATGTAGCAGTCTAGACTCATTGGCTCAACTAGTTGGCAGGTAATACCTTGAAGAACTCATACACATGGTACTCCGAAACTGAATGGTTGGACGAGTAACGATCAGCAATAAAGCAGTTGAGAGCCGAGACAAAGTTTCCCAATACTGCTCATAAAAAACAGCATTCGGACAAAATAACCATATATCAGCTAAAAACAGTTCCAAGCTCTCATTTTGGTTAAATCAAGAGAAACCCAAGTTGGCAAATATAAAAGACAACATAATAATCGTGACAGAAAATGAGAATCAATGTATATACATTACCCTCGTCCACATCGACCGCGACAACGAGTTTATCACGGGGCAAAGGATGGTGTGGGATTCCGGCCCGGCCTCCGCGCTCCTGGCAACCATTTGAGGAGGTCAATCCAACGGTATCCGAGCTGCGGAGGTCCAGCTCAAGATCACGAACCAACTGAGCATTGGGATGACGCTTAATGCTATTGCTATGGGACTGATTGTGGGGATGATGCTGAGATTGCAAGCACCCCTTCACAACAAAATTGCACCCAATGCTTGTATTCCTCAGATTCCGAGGAAAATTTTCAGCTTTCCCGGGAAAATTCGCAGACTTGCAAGAATGGCCCGCAGAAAAATGGGAAGGCGTCCATTGAGCTTGGGTTTGAAACCCTCTGCATCCACTATGGCTAAACAAAAAAGCAGCCGCCATGGCCTCTGTATACTGCTGGCGGCAATGGAGGAGCAAAGGTCGGTGCTTTGAGCTTGCGAAGAGGAAGCGATCGACGCCTTGCCTTTTCAACAACAACATAACGATCCCCAAATGCCCCTCACAACCAAAACCCCAACATTCACAGAGATTGCAGCATAAACCCTAAAAACTGCCGATTTGGGAATTCCCAACTCCCAAAACGTAGCCGGAAGATTCCTCTGCAAAATTCTGAGTCGGCCACGGGATGCACGAAGTTGGGAAGGTGAATCCAAAGAATGCAAGTCACGTATATTCATAAAAGCAGAGAAATTGGAagctctctcctctctctccctcccctctctctctctctctctctcttgtttgtttctcTGAAGCTGTGATCCAATCGTATAAATTTGCAGAAAAAAtctaataattattattttttgtttaattctgAATTAGTTTTTAGTAATTTTTAGTTTATGAGGATTAATTATTGGTTAAAGCGGAAACTCGGCCTTGATTTCCgattaaattacaaaaatttaatttgtaaagtTAGATGCCTTCCCTCCCTCGGTAACTTTCTTCTCCTTTGTTCATTCCTGTGTGTATCATTTATGGGACCCACACTAATGTGATCCGACGGTCCTGATTGTGTCCACGTTTTCTGCTTGTGGTGGGCCATCTCTGTCTTTTCTTTTCGTCTCCTTTTGTtgcttatttttgtgttttcatCGCCATTGAAAAGAAAAGGTGTCCAATTTTGGCTTTTGCTTCGGATATGAAAATTGatgttattttatgattatttaGAGTAACCCTAATCAACTACATGATTAGTAACTTTGTAATTGTCATTACCTCTCTTTGTACATCAATaacaatttcttttatttcaataGTTCACATGTTCCGACATGGAATAATTAATATTGTCTTTTTAGAGAATCTGTTTTATAATCGAGTGTATCATCCTTACGTTTACAGTCAAGAGAAAATCTGATGTTTGGACATCCGTACAATGCACTAAACACAAAAGAGTTAAGGGGTTTTTGTGTATGTGGTCAGACAATCACGTTACCCAGACACATggacaaaatacaaaaatttgtCATCCATTTTAATATTGTTAAAATTCTCTCGTGCTTGTTCGATTAGCGAATCAATCGTTAATTCAACTATCATATAATGTAATCAGTTAATCTGATTTAAAAATACATCGCTTCAATATGAAGGGGATTAAAATGGACAAGATCACACAAATGTAGGTAAAAAACAATCAGCATCGATTCATTGCAAAGTAAACCCTTAAAATATATACAATACAAGTGGTGGTGAAAATTTAGATGATCAATGTGGATACTAGAACAAGCGCAAGTAACCCCATCGCAACTTTGTAGGAGCTGTGCTCTCTCAATCCAGCAGCCGGCGAAGCAGGAGACCGCGGTCGAGACTTTTCGAGATCAATCATGATCTGGAACCGGCACGAACCATTCTGAGTCGGAGTTGGATCCGTCTTCGTAATGACTGAAAGACCAGAGAAGTTGCAGGCATCGTTGCGCTGGTTCATTGTTTGGAAGTACATGTTGAAAGCATAAGAGACATTGCTTTTAGCATCAAGCATTCCACAAGAAGATCCATTTCCAAGACTTGTGCAATCTGCATGGGAGCAAGCATAGTCGATACTTTGAGCCAAATTTGGATCGGAAGTGCTCGCGTCCGGCGACATTACGCACCATTGTCTAGGCAAATACTTCACACCTTTCGCCGGAACCAAAGATTTTCCGCTACCCATGTCCAACGGGTATTTGAGTGATCCGTCGTAATTGAACATCCCCCAATGCCTCTCGAAATTCCCGGGCAGAACGCTCTTGGCATCTTCATCTATGAGTGCAAATATGTAAATGTCGGGCGCGGCTGACCTCTTTGGGGTGCCTTGTCCCGCAAGGATTCGGTTTAGAAGGCCTTGGTTGAACCGCCGGGCATCTTGTATGTTGGCATTAGGGTCACCATCCGTTGGCCATCCGACTTCTCCAACAATGACAGGCAATTTGGAGAAGCCGTTCTTTTCGAGGGCGGCAATGCAGGTGTCGAAGTTGGCATCAAGCACGTTGGTGTAGGAGATGGAGCCATCGACAACGGGCTTCGCAGTGTTGTTGAAGAAGGCGTATTCTTTTGGAAAATCGGGGTCGGCTTGGAGGCTGAGGAAAGGGTAGATGTTGATGGTGAGAACGCCGTTGTTGTCGCTTAGAAACTTCATGATGGACATCATGAGGGTGCGGATGTCGGACCGGAAGTCGCCTCCGGAGGGAAGGCCGGAGTCAGTCTGGTAAACGTCGGCGTTTATGGGAATCGTCACCTTCACTTGCCTCCCTAGCCCTGCTTTTATGAGGGCTGCTTGAATATTTTGGAGTGCTGGAAGCGTGGTTTGCAAGAAAGTGTCCTTGTAGGCTGTGAGGAAAGGTTCATTGCCCACGGCCACATACCTGCTTAGATTCAGATGTTAATTTGATATCTAATATAGGAGAAATTCTTGAGTCCGATAGGTGAACCACACACGTAAAAGTGCGACTCCCTTATATTGGGTGGGCCAACATAGGACTGTGTGAAACCTTTACAATTTTGAGTAATACGAACAAAAATTTTGAGTCATTTACCTTATATCAACGCCGTTTTTAGATATGTAGGAAGATACATTTTGAGACACCCACTTCTCAGCGACAGTAACACTACTAGCAAGTGGTGCCAATAGATCATTAGGTATCCCCACCATAACCTGGATGCCAGACCTTCCCAGAGCTTGCAATGCCCCGGCATCAGCTTCGAACAGCTTCACCTTGCTGAAGCCATTGTCCTTCAAAAGCTTGACGACAATCTTAGGAGGCAACGGGTGCGTGGAACGGGTTCCCCAGTTGCACGCCAAGCCGCCAGCGCCAAGCACCCCTCTCACCACGCCTTCGCTGGTAACGCAGAGCAAAAAGAACAACAAGAACCGGAAACCCATGTTTTCTTACGCCCTCCTCACTTCAGTCTTCGGTTTTTCGAGCGTATTTCTACTGGGTGGAAATGTCCGTTGATGAGAGGAAAGGCAAGGAATCAGATGAATGTTTAACTGGAAAACTGGATTCTAAGAGGGAAAGGGATAGAGTGAACTTGTTGTAAACCTAGTTTTTTTATGCGCCAAGTAGTTCCTCGATGGGAATCAAAAAACCCATATGGAAGGAATTGCCTTTTTCCCAACAGGAATGTTTGTCCCAGACTACAGAGGCTTAGCGAAAAGTCCCTTTCGTATTATTCTCACTTTTCGTTTaagaaaatgcttttaaataactgaaagcgcttttagttaTTTAGAAGTACTTTTCAAATGAGCTACCAGACTGTTTAAAAATGCTTCTGTAAAAAGCGCTTCTGTTCATAAGCACTTTTGTTGAATATGCTTTTGTTAAAAGCatgtaaaataaatttattgaaAATTTAAGTGGGTTCCATAAGCATTTAATTCAAGAGGAGTAATCGACTAAAGTTAAATTCTAAATGACTAAAAGCATTTAATTCAAGTGAGTTCACAGGGGTTAATCGGCTAAAGTTAAAGTTCAATAAggaaattaactaaataaaaaagttcaaagaaataatcggctaaaattaaagttcataagAAAAATTGACAACTGCATACAAGTTCAGAAGGTTGATCAACAAATACCTCTAAATTTATGAAAAATTCAAGTGGGTTCTAAAAGCATTtaattatgtgcttcttgcacAAAAacatttaagtgttttttcagAATCCACTTACACTTTTACTAAGTATTGGTTCCAAAACATTTTTGCCAGAAGAGCTTTCAGCCATTTtcaaaacacttccaaacaaaCTGTTAAAATGCTTTTATACCTAGAAGCACTTTTAACAATTCTTAgccattcaaaataaaaaacaatgatTTTGCAATTAATAACATCTATTAATCATTTTGATTTCGAATAATATCTACTAATCATTCATTGTTACTTAAAATTACACAACAGAAAAGGAGATGATTTGAAACAATAAGAGGCCGATTCAAAACAAATTACGTTCACTCTTTCCTCTCACTTTAACTCTACATTAGGACCATTACAACAAAATTTACTGcgtaaaatgaaaaatttataGGCACGGGAGAAAGAATATCAGCTGAACAAAATTAGACCATCGGCGTTTGTCGAAAATCATTTCTGCCGGGACTCTCGTCAAAGTCGCAACACCGGAAAAATAGCTTATGGCAGAAGTGCTTTCAATTGTGCCCTGAATAAATCACCAAGAGCTCCGCGAACATCCATCTGAACGAATCGAGCAAATATAAGTTCTCCCGGAACATATCCTGAATCTCTAATTagtaattaaattttgtaagaGGGAATGGCAAACTTGGTTACCTGGTCACAGCATACGAGTTTTGTAAGCAACGGATAGAAGTCTCTCAGATGCCTTCTGAAAATTTGTTGGTTCATAAAGCACATGCCTTTAAGCACCTGAAAGACCAAAACAATGAGGAAATTATCATCGGTTAATACTGCAAATATTCAAAACTCACGGGAAACTGATCCCGTAAAATATTGTCCATCAACAAGCACAATGAGGTGAATCCACCAAACCAATCAAATTGGGGTTTCAAGATTATACCTTGATAATTATCGGAGATCGTAACTCCAGAACCCGATGAATATCCATATTAGTAGTCTCGCCAGAACCGGACTGCAGATCAGATGCCTCCCTGAGTACCTGTTCACAGAAAGACACCAGTTTCTCTTCTGCTAATCCTTCGACTTTCTCTTCACCATCAGTTTCTCCCTCTTTGTCGGCACTAACCCCAGAGGTTGCCTTCTGTAAGATCTCCAGATATATGACAGTTCCAGCTAATTCTTGGCGAAGAAGATTCAGAGGTGGCCTGTCCAAAAGATGAAATAGTCACAAACTATGTTCTTTTGTCCAACAAACTATCGTCCTCAAGGAGAAAATTCTACAGCAACAGAAAATAATTTGTGCACAAGATTTCATCCCACCTCTCATCAGGAATTTGGTGCATGCGTGTTCTGAGATTGGTATATGAATTATAGGAAGCAGCGAACTCTAATGCAGACAGCAATATGTCCATAATAGCAATCTTTTGTGGTGCTTTCAACTTGCTCCAGTATTTCTTCTACAAATTGCAAGCAATTTTATTAGGAACAGTTCCTGGAGACATTTTTACAGACACCAATGGTAACAATATGGCaccccaaaaaaaattcaaaatgcaAACCTGAATACTGTCAATGGCGCCAAGCAGTAAAAGTTGAGTGATGCATTTGCTCCTACAAGTTCCCAACAGTGAACTCTCCTCCTCATCTCTGATATCAGGTTCGACAGCCTCAGGCGCCTAATGCAGCATAAGAATCAAACACATCATAAACGCATGAAAATATGGAAAATACCCACTAAATCTGGATGCCCTGTGGCCTAACAGAATGAACAATAAATCCTGTAGGAATTAATATCCTGCGACAGCATACCCTAATTGGAGAAGATGGTACTGAAGCATCGGATGGAATAGCCTTAGGCTTAGAAAGATTTCTGAGAAACAGATTGTCCATAATTCTTTGACCTATTGTTTGACTCCGTTGGAGGTTTCCAGCTTCAGCAGATTTTGAAGCACTTCCCGATGGTGATGGAAGGCCTACAGTAAAGCTTAGCTCCATCAATCATAGTTTTAAGACAAATATTGACTCTCTAGGTTCTATTAATAGAGGAAATAAATTGTAGTAATCGGCAATTAGAAAGTATTTTTGGATAAATGCAAACTACCATAAACACATCTTAAAAACCTGACCTTCAGATCCATCCGTGTTCATTTGCACCCCCGAGTTTTGTTTGGCCAACACTGGTGCATTTGGATTTCTTCCATTATCACTGACATCAAATTGACGGCTATCCACTCCGTCATAATCAGACTTTATGGAAGGGCTATCACCTGAATTGACCTCTAAATCTCCGATTAGCACCCTATTATTGTTCTTCAGATTCTCAAATCCCAAAGCGTTTAGCAGTTCAAGTGGTTGCGTTGTGTACAAAGCATCTCTGATGACAATAATAAAATGATTAGTATTAGAAGTTAGAACAACCACAAAATATTACCAAATAATAAGAGATTCCGACCTTATGCTTTTCAACAATGTGTCCCAGTCGCTCTCACTAAATTGATGTCCTCCAACTTCAATGAGATGCACCAGTGCACCCAGAGATAATGAAACTACTGTTTGATCAGTCTTTTTGGCACAATCCAAAAGTAGACTGAGTAGGGGTGGCAACATGAAACATACCTCCTGCACAAATGAAATACTTCCACATTTACCTAATCTTTGGAACACCAACTTCAAAATGCACTAAAGATTTAACATTTTTTACCACCAGAAACAAAGATATGATAATACCACTCTGCATTATTTTTTTACCAATACAATTTATACATCTCGTATTTAGCTCAAACTACCTTATAAAACGTGTTGAAAAGGTTGCAAAGCAACTGCAGCGAGTGAATGCTTGTTTCACGGAACCATTCATCGTCAGAAGAAACCAAGCTTTCCTTTCCAGCATGTCTCACGTGATCAAATATGGGAAACAAGACCCGATGAAAAATGCTCTCCCAAAATGTTGATGAGAACTTGGTACCTCTCTCATTCAGTAGATCAAACAAAACTTCAAGTGCACAGCTTCTGACCTCTGGTCTTGGATCCGATGTCAGATCAGACAGACCAGCCAGCATTGGGAACCAATAATGTTCGGTCACATCAAAAGCTGTATCCATATTTACATCAAGAGGCCTCAAGGCACCACCAGGTATAAGACCCTGAAATAAATTGACCAGCGTTAAACACAGAGATCTCAATGGCAACGTGACAAGCTATCAATACAAGCAAGTTGGAAGACAATATATAAGGACATGAACCCACAACAACCACACCACCCACAGAAAAGAAGCCCAAGAACAGTGCTGAGTTTTTTTGGGCTAAATAGCCAGTCACCAGACtatcaataaaataaattaaaaagctAAGTAaccccttttctttcttctttttttttaaccatttGAACAATAAGTGCTGTCCAGGACCTCCACCTGTTGTCATGTCATACTGACAATCTCACAAAGCTAATTGGAGTATATGTAAGATAAATTATCAAACCCAATCATTCCAATTTATAAACTTCACCTAAACttttatggattcaatttgctACTAACATAGTTCAGGCTATTTTTGGTATCTATCTGCCAAGGACAAATACTGAAGGAAATATGTGAAAGCAACATGCAATGAATGAAAAGGCATTCACGAAGAGGAAATGTTATGTATTAGTATACAAATGATAGGTTGAACATGCAGTAAGCAAAAATAAACTAGCAAACCTCTGCCAGACGATCCTCACATATGCGCAAGAGTGCAATAGCCTTCAAACTTATACGGTGTGAAGTTCTATTATTAGCAAACCTGATAAGACAGTTGACACAGTCCATGAAACAATCTCCAACTACTTGATCGAAGTGTTCCAAGATAACTGCAAATTTCACCATATTAGATAATACAAAAATTGTGAAGATGAGTAAAAACATCAATATGCAATGAAGAAATGTAAAAGAAATTGTTACCCTGTTCAACATTTTCAAATGCACTCTCAACGATTGATTCCAATTCATCATCTGCAGCAGCTGTAAAAATCATGAAAACACTACGCCATCCAGACTTGATGCTCCCTACTTTGGATTTTATCATCTGAAAAAAGGCAAAAGAATCAATTTTACTTGTAGTAGTCTAGCAGGATAGTTgtatattgaaaaaataaataagaaggaagtgCAATCGGGAAAGTATATTATGTCCACATACTTGAACAATGCAATCAACTATTAAGCTCCTTATGGTTTCACTTCGACTATTGCGCATAAGAACAACAAAAGGTTTAAGAATGTCATTTTGGAATGTGAAATTGGCAAGTTCTGCTCGCTCCAGATACTTCATACCAAGCTGCCTCAGAGAATCTATTGCATACATAGCAATTTTTTCATCACGATGACTCCCAGCTGAAATAAAGTGGTATGCCAAAACAGACCATATTCTAGCCCAGACCTGCAAGACATTATTAGACAGTCAGAATATGGATTAATTAAAAACAACcaaagcacaaaacaaaataacactTCATGACATGAGGTTAATGATGGTTATATTCATGCAGACACCTTATGCTAAGTCACACTTCACATCTCGTGATTCAATTTCCTTAGGTGAACAACTTCAAATACGAACTGAACTACAGAAGGAATTCATGCATGCATAGAAATGCCTGAAGTGACCAAATCAAGGAGTGAGCTTAATCTATGGACCAATCAAACAATACCAGAACCAAGCAAAGGGTAAATTAGggttctccaaccaaaagaACCAATCAAATATTTGACCCCACTGGCTCCAAGATAGTAGGCTGGGGTTCATCTTATAATGTGAAactaaaataaatgaaataaaggACAAAGAACATCCTGATTTTCCTTAAGCTTACCATAGTAGCTGATAAGTTTTAGATTTTAATAAGCATGTGGCCCACAGTTAACATTTAAGAACATTGACCCATTGTGCCAACTTGTTCTGTTGCATAAAGAAACTGATAATTGtacaaaaaaacaaaggatAGAATGCAACCCCAACAAGAAATGGG encodes the following:
- the LOC126608306 gene encoding uncharacterized protein LOC126608306; translation: MLLLKRQGVDRFLFASSKHRPLLLHCRQQYTEAMAAAFLFSHSGCRGFQTQAQWTPSHFSAGHSCKSANFPGKAENFPRNLRNTSIGCNFVVKGCLQSQHHPHNQSHSNSIKRHPNAQLVRDLELDLRSSDTVGLTSSNGCQERGGRAGIPHHPLPRDKLVVAVDVDEVLGNFVSALNCFIADRYSSNHSVSEYHVYEFFKIWNCSRDEADYRVHEFFKSSYFKTGIHPLPGAQETIHKLSDFCDLSVVTSRQNVIKDHTLQWIEQHFSGLFQEIHFGNHWALHGESRPKSEICRSLGAKVLIDDNPRYALECAEVGIRVLLFDYENSYPWCKTESIDQHPLVTKVHNWEAVEKQLMTINSIIS
- the LOC126608371 gene encoding glucan endo-1,3-beta-glucosidase 5-like; this encodes MGFRFLLFFLLCVTSEGVVRGVLGAGGLACNWGTRSTHPLPPKIVVKLLKDNGFSKVKLFEADAGALQALGRSGIQVMVGIPNDLLAPLASSVTVAEKWVSQNVSSYISKNGVDIRYVAVGNEPFLTAYKDTFLQTTLPALQNIQAALIKAGLGRQVKVTIPINADVYQTDSGLPSGGDFRSDIRTLMMSIMKFLSDNNGVLTINIYPFLSLQADPDFPKEYAFFNNTAKPVVDGSISYTNVLDANFDTCIAALEKNGFSKLPVIVGEVGWPTDGDPNANIQDARRFNQGLLNRILAGQGTPKRSAAPDIYIFALIDEDAKSVLPGNFERHWGMFNYDGSLKYPLDMGSGKSLVPAKGVKYLPRQWCVMSPDASTSDPNLAQSIDYACSHADCTSLGNGSSCGMLDAKSNVSYAFNMYFQTMNQRNDACNFSGLSVITKTDPTPTQNGSCRFQIMIDLEKSRPRSPASPAAGLREHSSYKVAMGLLALVLVSTLII